One stretch of Theropithecus gelada isolate Dixy chromosome 12, Tgel_1.0, whole genome shotgun sequence DNA includes these proteins:
- the MSTN gene encoding growth/differentiation factor 8, translated as MQKLQLCVYIYLFMLIVAGPVDLNENSEQKENVEKEGLCNACTWRQNTKSSRIEAIKIQILSKLRLETAPNISKDAIRQLLPKAPPLRELIDQYDVQRDDSSDGSLEDDDYHATTETIITMPTESDFLMQVDAKPKCCFFKFSSKIQYNKVVKAQLWIYLRPVETPTTVFVQILRLIKPMKDGTRYTGIRSLKLDMNPGTGIWQSIDVKTVLQNWLKQPESNLGIEIKALDENGHDLAVTFPGPGEDGLNPFLEVKVTDTPKRSRRDFGLDCDEHSTESRCCRYPLTVDFEAFGWDWIIAPKRYKANYCSGECEFVFLQKYPHTHLVHQANPRGSAGPCCTPTKMSPINMLYFNGKEQIIYGKIPAMVVDRCGCS; from the exons atGCAAAAACTGCAACTCTGTGTTTATATTTACCTGTTTATGCTGATTGTTGCTGGTCCAGTGGATCTAAATGAGAACagtgagcaaaaagaaaatgtggaaaaagagGGGCTGTGTAATGCATGTACTTGGAGACAAAACACTAAATCTTCAAGAATAGAAGCCATTAAAATACAAATCCTCAGTAAACTTCGTCTGGAAACAGCTCCTAACATCAGCAAAGATGCTATAAGACAACTTTTACCCAAAGCTCCTCCACTCCGGGAACTGATTGATCAGTATGATGTCCAGAGGGATGACAGCAGCGATGGCTCTTTGGAAGATGACGATTATCACGCTACAACGGAAACAATCATTACCATGCCTACAGAGT CTGATTTTTTAATGCAAGTGGATGCAAAACCCAAATGTTGCTTCTTTAAATTTAGCtctaaaatacaatacaataaagtGGTAAAGGCCCAACTATGGATATATTTGAGACCCGTCGAGACTCCTACAACAGTGTTTGTGCAAATCCTGAGACTCATCAAACCTATGAAAGACGGTACAAGGTATACTGGAATCCGATCTCTGAAACTTGACATGAACCCAGGCACTGGTATTTGGCAGAGCATTGATGTGAAGACAGTGTTGCAAAATTGGCTCAAACAACCTGAATCCAACTTAGGCATTGAAATAAAAGCTTTAGATGAGAATGGTCATGATCTTGCTGTAACCTTCCCAGGACCAGGAGAAGATGGGCTG AATCCCTTTTTAGAGGTCAAGGTAACAGACACACCAAAAAGATCCAGAAGGGATTTTGGTCTTGACTGTGATGAGCACTCAACAGAATCGCGATGCTGTCGTTACCCTCTAACTGTGGATTTTGAAGCTTTTGGATGGGATTGGATTATCGCTCCTAAAAGATATAAGGCCAATTACTGCTCTGGAGAgtgtgaatttgtatttttacaaaaatatcctCATACTCATCTGGTACACCAAGCAAACCCCAGAGGTTCAGCAGGCCCTTGCTGTACTCCCACAAAGATGTCTCCAATTAATATGCTATATTTTAATGGCAAAGAACAAATAATATATGGGAAAATTCCAGCCATGGTAGTAGACCGCTGCGGGTGCTCATGA